TAGGGGaaatacaaactcactcacacacagctaTAATACAAGACACCAGCCAACAACatctatgcagtggaactgaaccactAATTATGTGgtagcaaagcaagcttcttaaccacacagccatgcctgtgcaaaATCTACACTAATCAACActctaaatatttaatgaatatatatgagtaagtTTGTAATAAATTTCTTACGTCTCTTTGATGGTCTCTTTGTAAGCTACTTGCAGTGACCCAAGGTGAACTTCTAAGTTATACTCTTCCTTAATTCTGTTGCGTACAATATCCAAATGCAGTTCACCCATGCCACATAGAACAGTTTCACCTGTGTCAGGATAAATTTTTACAGACAAAGTAGGGTCTTCTTTTTGAAGGCATTCAAGTGCATAATCTAAATGTTTCTGATCTGATATAGAGTCAGCTTCAACAGAGCAGAAGAACACAGGGTCTGGAATATCTAAACCGGCTAAAACTGGGCTATGAATGTGGttgctttcttcttcatcttgctGATCAACCCCAACTTCAGTATTAACCTGACTTAGACGATCCTTCTTGTAAAGTTTCATGGCAGCATCAGCTGTTGCATGGTTTGCTACAAGACTGTCTCCTGTGAttgtctgaaaaacaaaaaaaatattttcttttaattagatACAAGCAATGTTAACTAAAATTCATTCTTAGCAAATGCTGTATCATGGTTACAATAAACAGCAAAAAATCTGAAATTTCTTTAacttaattgtttattcttttgcatCCAATACtaaatgctagcatgggtagaaTGGTTTTGAAAAATTTGGATGTTGTTTGCATATGGATTGTTGAAGCAAGtatttttacaattaattatTCATCTGTGGAATAGAAGTGACATCATTTTCCACTTGGCTGACTGAGTATATAAAATTGGAGGTAAGTATGATTCATAGTGAACTACCCTGATGCCAGTCACAAGCTCAGAGGAAGAAGCAGGAGGATTGGGTGTCAGGCCAGCAGTCCAGCCTTGCAAAAATCAGGAATCGCTAAAGAAATGGCAGGAGAAATTTATGAGAACAATTGACACGAGGACCAGGTCAACTTTACAACCATTGGCTTGTAAGGTGCTTCCCTCCAGCATTACAACATTTATCAAAAGAAGTAGATATTGAAAAAGAAGTTTTGACATTACCTGTTTAAATCCAGCAGCACAAACAATGCTGCCAGACATTGCTCTGGATATATCTTCAAATTCATTGGCGTTAACTTGCAACAGCCTCATTACCTTCTCACTTTGTTTCTGGTTGACATTATAAATAGAAGCACCATTTACCAATTCTCCATTGTATATACGAAGAAATGTTAGTGGTCCACGTTGTTTGTCATGGATTATCTTGAAAGCCAAGCAAACTAAACTTTTGCCATAGTATTTTAAGAAGTCATGTTTGATGTCCAGAGGTGATGGTAAATAATGATTGATAGAACTCAACAAATGTTGTACACCTTTGTTTTTCAATGAGCTGCCACATAAAACAGGTACAGCTTCTTGTTTTAATGTCACTTGTCTTATTGCTGAATGTATTGCTTCAGCTGGAATATCATTTAAATTATAGTCTTGAAGCACATACTCAGCAATTGTTTCACTCAAATCAGATAACTGACCAATCAGATGAGTTCTGTGTGCCATAACTTCTTCAAAGAGATCTTCATTGGATTCATCAATTTTTTCCACACTAAATTTTGATCCATCTCGAGACTCTTTTGACCATGTCCACATTTCCAAAGTGACCAGGTCAACAAAACCAGTAAAATCTTTCCCACTGCCTAATGGAAAACACAACAATAAGGGTTCTGTCTGTAGTTTGTGTTGCACTGATTGAAGACAatgttttacatttgcttttggTTTATCCATTTTGTTAAGAAAGATGATTTGAGGAACTGAATATCGACTTGCTTGTCTCCAAACTGTTAATGTCTGTGCTTCCACacctttaaaaaacaattttaaacatatttattacaGTTATTGTATAGTTTTGATAATTTATAGACTGTAGGTTCAAACTCTGTTGAAAATATTGTGATATTGCCTAAATATATCTGATTTGAAAATAGGTCTCATTTCTACTCCATGATGAAGTAGTTAATAATAACTAGAAAGGAAAGCCTATTCTTTAAATTTGAAGactagcatatgtgtgtgtgtgtgtgtgtgtgtgtgtgtgtgtgtgtgtgtgtacccttgacTTAACATCacattattattgtaaaataacTACTAATCATGTACCGAGGTCAATTTAATTAATCATACCACACTTTTTCACTAGGCTTATAATTgcaaattgtatatgtgtgttttattaaaaatttgaGTCATAGAAAAATTTATGCTTTTTGTCATAAATGTACTGACAATGTTTATTCCCAGTGAATCTAATTGAAACCATATTACACTTTAAACATATACATTACTATTTGAACATGGCTATTTCCTTTTGCCttgttaaaagatattttaaacataaacTACAGTATAATAGGATATCTTATTTTAGAGAAATCACATGTATGAGAAGGCAGTTATCTACCTGCTGAGGCATCTAGTATAGTGACAGCTCCATCTAGAACACGTAGTGCTCGTTCAACTTCAACAGTAAAGTCAACATGACCTGGAAAGAACATATAGCaatacatttttgaaaatatattatattatatatatcatcatcatttaacataaatgcttttttttattataacatattacATCGAATAAGAAGTATTAACTAGTGATTTTTCAATCAGAGAAATTAGATACAAAATTTACTAACAGcttctattttaaatttatagaagaaaaatCGACACCATACCAGGAGTATCAATTAAATTGATTTTGTGTTTCTTCCAGTAACAAGTGACAGCAGCTGAAGTGATGGTAATTCccctgttgcgttcttgttccatgtAATCAGTCACAGTTGTACCTTGGTCAACATTTCCTAAACATTAAAATGAAGCTGCCATTATTCCCATTGAAGAAAACcagaatatataaaagaagttaAATATCTTAGGGCCATACTCATGAGTAATCGGAGGCAGGAGGCTCAAGTGAATGCTAGAATTTTAGTAATGTGCTAGCTTTAGCATTTGATTCTCATGAGAGGAGAAGCTGGTAAAAAAGccaaacttgctatcttcaaTTTGGTTCTTGTGTGTATCCTtacctatggtcatgaatgttgtgTAATGACCATAAGAATATGATTGTGAATACAAGTGGTCAAAATGGGGTTCCTCTGAAGGACCTCTGGAATTATGTTACTCGATACAGTGCATAGCTTGGAGATCAGGGAATCTCTCTAGGTCAAGCTGCTACTTATCCACATTGAGAGGCCACAACTAGTGCTATGGACATGTGGTAGCAGGATAGgatcacaagacagattctttaAGCCAA
This genomic interval from Octopus bimaculoides isolate UCB-OBI-ISO-001 chromosome 4, ASM119413v2, whole genome shotgun sequence contains the following:
- the LOC106880155 gene encoding ribosome-releasing factor 2, mitochondrial isoform X2, yielding MEQERNRGITITSAAVTCYWKKHKINLIDTPGHVDFTVEVERALRVLDGAVTILDASAGVEAQTLTVWRQASRYSVPQIIFLNKMDKPKANVKHCLQSVQHKLQTEPLLLCFPLGSGKDFTGFVDLVTLEMWTWSKESRDGSKFSVEKIDESNEDLFEEVMAHRTHLIGQLSDLSETIAEYVLQDYNLNDIPAEAIHSAIRQVTLKQEAVPVLCGSSLKNKGVQHLLSSINHYLPSPLDIKHDFLKYYGKSLVCLAFKIIHDKQRGPLTFLRIYNGELVNGASIYNVNQKQSEKVMRLLQVNANEFEDISRAMSGSIVCAAGFKQTITGDSLVANHATADAAMKLYKKDRLSQVNTEVGVDQQDEEESNHIHSPVLAGLDIPDPVFFCSVEADSISDQKHLDYALECLQKEDPTLSVKIYPDTGETVLCGMGELHLDIVRNRIKEEYNLEVHLGSLQVAYKETIKETAYVNEILDKTLGEQRHQMFIALSVEPSETRNFQHVNLVHTKENNLTQIHRYQLNAIENGVKSALTAGLILNFPVIHVSVSLHEVSIGSRTSLPMISACVMSAVQKALRKANTFLMEPLMNVQISCEEAYLNGVLGDLAKRRGQIASIQQQQDLQFISALTPVSEMVGYTTTLRTLTSGMASFSMELSHYESLTPEKQAEVIEQISGFSQNN
- the LOC106880155 gene encoding ribosome-releasing factor 2, mitochondrial isoform X1; translated protein: MSLVIGRRMIRWPKMLLKTIQLHRTRDLTFRKYFNTNACKHASFKTSKDTEIESVRNIGILAHIDAGKTTTTERILYYTGFTRYLGNVDQGTTVTDYMEQERNRGITITSAAVTCYWKKHKINLIDTPGHVDFTVEVERALRVLDGAVTILDASAGVEAQTLTVWRQASRYSVPQIIFLNKMDKPKANVKHCLQSVQHKLQTEPLLLCFPLGSGKDFTGFVDLVTLEMWTWSKESRDGSKFSVEKIDESNEDLFEEVMAHRTHLIGQLSDLSETIAEYVLQDYNLNDIPAEAIHSAIRQVTLKQEAVPVLCGSSLKNKGVQHLLSSINHYLPSPLDIKHDFLKYYGKSLVCLAFKIIHDKQRGPLTFLRIYNGELVNGASIYNVNQKQSEKVMRLLQVNANEFEDISRAMSGSIVCAAGFKQTITGDSLVANHATADAAMKLYKKDRLSQVNTEVGVDQQDEEESNHIHSPVLAGLDIPDPVFFCSVEADSISDQKHLDYALECLQKEDPTLSVKIYPDTGETVLCGMGELHLDIVRNRIKEEYNLEVHLGSLQVAYKETIKETAYVNEILDKTLGEQRHQMFIALSVEPSETRNFQHVNLVHTKENNLTQIHRYQLNAIENGVKSALTAGLILNFPVIHVSVSLHEVSIGSRTSLPMISACVMSAVQKALRKANTFLMEPLMNVQISCEEAYLNGVLGDLAKRRGQIASIQQQQDLQFISALTPVSEMVGYTTTLRTLTSGMASFSMELSHYESLTPEKQAEVIEQISGFSQNN